A region of Micromonospora chokoriensis DNA encodes the following proteins:
- a CDS encoding TetR/AcrR family transcriptional regulator: MSDMTSTADAPRPPGRPRSIRADEAIIEATLDLLAEGSTIEALSIEAIAARAGVGKATIYRRWAGKDALLLDALRRLKGVLAKPAGHSVREDLVLLVGAIGKNVDPRAAKIMPCLVPAVNRSADQFQLYQNIISPRRQLMREVLRRGIDEGVLRADIDVEVTMALLTGPMLIQRVLQWNPDLDEQTLPERVVDAVLEGIRAR, from the coding sequence ATGTCGGACATGACGTCCACTGCCGATGCTCCGCGGCCGCCCGGGCGACCGCGGAGCATCCGCGCCGACGAGGCGATCATCGAAGCCACCCTCGACCTGCTCGCCGAAGGCAGCACCATCGAGGCGCTCTCGATCGAGGCCATCGCCGCCCGGGCCGGGGTCGGCAAGGCCACCATCTACCGCCGCTGGGCCGGCAAGGACGCCCTGCTGCTCGACGCGCTGCGGCGACTCAAGGGCGTCCTGGCGAAGCCGGCCGGGCACTCCGTCCGCGAGGACCTGGTGCTGCTGGTCGGCGCGATCGGCAAGAACGTCGACCCACGCGCGGCGAAGATCATGCCCTGCCTGGTGCCCGCGGTGAACCGCAGCGCGGACCAGTTCCAGCTCTACCAGAACATCATCTCGCCCCGCCGGCAGCTGATGCGCGAGGTGCTGCGACGCGGCATCGACGAGGGTGTGCTCCGCGCCGACATCGACGTGGAGGTGACGATGGCGCTGCTCACCGGGCCCATGCTGATCCAGCGGGTGCTGCAGTGGAACCCGGACCTGGACGAGCAGACCCTGCCCGAGCGGGTCGTCGACGCCGTGCTGGAGGGCATCCGCGCCCGCTGA
- a CDS encoding MFS transporter yields MELHNNTGHPRRWAILGVLVISLLVVVLDNTILNVALRTLADPVHGLGASQGELEWAINSYTLVFAGLLFTFGVLGDRAGRKRFLMVGLGLFGLASLLSAYAQSPGQLIAARALMGVGGAAIMPVTLSIISNVFDPRERGRAIGVWAGAVGLAVAIGPILGGALLEHFWWGSVFLINVPVVVAGVVLVALLVPESRDPRPGRVDVLGVLLSVVGLVALSYGIIDGGEHGFDRPVAWGSILVGIAVLAWFVQHERRSDHPSLDVRLFKVPRFAAPVAIVGLVFFAAMGSMFFGSFYLQLVRGYSPLQTGLLFLPFAGAQLIFAPRSAAMVRRYGGKAVATVGLALTVISLAAFVFIGASTPIWIVLLVFLIQGAGMANIMPPATESIMSALPREKAGVGSAVSNTIRQVAGALGVAVLGSVLSAVYRSDIGDALTGLPTGARDAANESISGAYAAAGQLGPAAPALISAANDAFVTAMHWAAGLSGIIAALGIIVVLRWMPGREDTSLAPAAPVAEPELAGTA; encoded by the coding sequence ATGGAGCTGCACAACAACACGGGCCACCCGAGGAGGTGGGCGATCCTGGGGGTGCTGGTGATCAGCCTCCTCGTGGTCGTCCTCGACAACACGATCCTCAACGTGGCCCTGCGCACCCTGGCCGACCCGGTGCACGGCCTCGGGGCCAGCCAGGGTGAGCTGGAGTGGGCCATCAACTCCTACACCCTGGTCTTCGCCGGGCTGCTGTTCACCTTCGGAGTCCTCGGCGACCGCGCCGGCCGCAAGCGCTTCCTGATGGTCGGTCTGGGGCTGTTCGGCCTGGCGTCGTTGCTCTCGGCGTACGCCCAGAGCCCTGGCCAGCTCATCGCGGCCCGCGCCCTGATGGGCGTCGGCGGCGCGGCCATCATGCCGGTGACCCTGTCGATCATCTCCAACGTCTTCGACCCGCGTGAGCGTGGTCGGGCCATCGGCGTCTGGGCCGGCGCCGTCGGTCTCGCCGTGGCCATCGGTCCGATCCTCGGCGGCGCGCTGCTGGAGCACTTCTGGTGGGGCTCGGTGTTCCTGATCAACGTGCCGGTCGTCGTCGCCGGCGTGGTCCTGGTGGCCCTGCTGGTCCCCGAGTCGCGTGACCCACGCCCGGGTCGCGTCGACGTGCTCGGCGTGCTGCTCTCCGTGGTCGGTCTGGTCGCCCTGTCCTACGGCATCATCGACGGCGGCGAGCACGGCTTCGACCGCCCGGTGGCCTGGGGCTCGATCCTCGTCGGCATCGCCGTGCTGGCCTGGTTCGTCCAGCACGAGCGGCGCAGCGACCACCCGTCGCTGGACGTCCGACTGTTCAAGGTGCCCCGCTTCGCCGCCCCGGTCGCCATCGTCGGCCTGGTGTTCTTCGCCGCGATGGGCTCGATGTTCTTCGGCTCGTTCTACCTGCAGCTGGTGCGGGGTTACAGCCCGCTGCAGACCGGTCTGCTCTTCCTGCCCTTCGCCGGCGCCCAGCTGATCTTCGCGCCCCGCAGCGCCGCGATGGTCCGCCGCTACGGCGGCAAGGCCGTCGCCACCGTGGGGCTGGCGCTGACCGTGATCTCGCTCGCCGCGTTCGTCTTCATCGGCGCCTCCACCCCGATCTGGATCGTGCTGCTCGTCTTCCTCATCCAGGGCGCCGGGATGGCCAACATCATGCCGCCGGCCACCGAGTCGATCATGTCGGCGCTGCCGCGTGAGAAGGCCGGTGTCGGGTCCGCGGTCAGCAACACCATCCGTCAGGTGGCCGGCGCGCTCGGTGTCGCGGTCCTCGGCTCGGTGCTCTCCGCGGTCTACCGCAGCGACATCGGTGACGCGCTGACCGGGCTGCCCACGGGTGCCCGCGACGCGGCCAACGAGTCGATCTCCGGGGCGTACGCGGCGGCGGGTCAGCTCGGCCCGGCGGCGCCGGCGCTGATCTCGGCCGCCAACGACGCCTTCGTCACCGCCATGCACTGGGCGGCCGGGCTCTCCGGGATCATCGCCGCGCTCGGAATCATCGTGGTGCTGCGCTGGATGCCCGGTCGGGAGGACACCAGCCTCGCCCCGGCGGCCCCGGTCGCCGAGCCCGAGTTGGCCGGCACGGCATAG
- a CDS encoding transcriptional regulator, translated as METIYPGVRLVLTDPMPAEAVEIAHKQVRSAAEDLDGHGVATLVLELAQAWGVPALWEQVCRPLLARLPGRTPAEVVVEHALSEGVRVAFDVYRREPGRPLPAGGVLLAGVEREAHTLGLLALAAALREQGRGCLNLGPMLPWSALASAVHRARPHTVVLWSQTPVTGRAYRLVRFARDFPRLRVYGAGPGWIEPLTRPTAHLGSLPDAVAACRDVPAGRDAHHIRYGSVPYR; from the coding sequence GTGGAAACCATCTACCCGGGGGTACGTCTGGTGCTGACCGATCCGATGCCGGCCGAGGCTGTGGAGATCGCGCACAAGCAGGTCCGATCGGCGGCCGAGGACCTGGACGGTCACGGCGTCGCCACGCTGGTGCTGGAATTGGCGCAGGCGTGGGGGGTGCCGGCGCTCTGGGAGCAGGTCTGCCGTCCGTTGCTGGCCCGGCTGCCGGGGCGGACCCCCGCGGAGGTCGTCGTCGAGCACGCCCTCAGTGAGGGTGTCCGGGTCGCGTTCGACGTGTACCGACGGGAGCCGGGCCGCCCACTGCCCGCCGGCGGTGTGCTCCTGGCCGGCGTCGAGAGGGAGGCCCACACTCTCGGTCTGCTGGCGCTGGCGGCCGCGCTGCGGGAACAGGGCCGCGGCTGTCTGAATCTGGGCCCGATGTTGCCCTGGTCGGCGCTGGCCAGTGCGGTGCACCGCGCGCGCCCGCACACCGTCGTGCTCTGGTCGCAGACGCCGGTCACCGGCCGCGCGTACCGGCTGGTGCGCTTCGCCCGGGACTTCCCCCGCCTGCGGGTGTACGGCGCGGGGCCGGGCTGGATCGAGCCGCTCACCCGACCGACGGCGCACCTGGGCTCACTGCCGGACGCGGTTGCCGCCTGTCGGGACGTGCCTGCGGGGCGTGATGCCCACCACATACGATACGGATCGGTGCCGTATCGTTAA
- a CDS encoding SPFH domain-containing protein, which translates to MPVGFTMAIVLAVALAVSAILALVAPARPLKRMAALAALVFLALTLLVGVTASAHSVPIRSVGIVTSFGKPTGEVTGSGLKWVAPWQKVGEWDAGRQKYDHIGGDNCVRVRTGTLADACVEVLVEWQVKPENAPKQFMDYKGDFDSFRGQRVGVQLDSAVNDAFAAYNPLEKIDARTGDLNVDLKPFAANIKTSAETRLATDVDILSVTITRVNHDDKTEGNIKAFQDKLAQTRNLEQDRKNAEISKQITETNATVDKVTRCLEIAEKNGANPGLCINPGIVTGK; encoded by the coding sequence ATGCCCGTCGGCTTCACCATGGCGATCGTCCTCGCCGTCGCCCTGGCGGTCAGCGCCATCCTGGCCCTGGTCGCCCCCGCGCGGCCGTTGAAGCGGATGGCCGCCCTCGCGGCGCTCGTCTTCCTCGCCCTCACCCTGCTGGTCGGCGTCACCGCCAGCGCCCACTCGGTGCCCATCCGGTCGGTCGGCATCGTCACCAGCTTCGGCAAGCCCACCGGCGAGGTGACCGGCTCGGGGCTGAAGTGGGTGGCGCCGTGGCAGAAGGTCGGCGAGTGGGACGCCGGCCGACAGAAGTACGACCACATCGGCGGCGACAACTGCGTACGGGTCCGCACCGGCACGCTCGCCGACGCGTGCGTCGAGGTGCTGGTCGAGTGGCAGGTCAAGCCGGAGAACGCGCCGAAGCAGTTCATGGACTACAAGGGAGACTTCGACAGCTTCCGGGGGCAGCGGGTGGGTGTGCAGCTCGACAGCGCGGTCAACGACGCGTTCGCCGCGTACAACCCGTTGGAGAAGATCGACGCCCGGACCGGTGACCTGAACGTCGACCTGAAGCCCTTCGCGGCGAACATCAAGACCAGCGCGGAGACCCGCCTCGCCACCGACGTGGACATCCTCTCGGTGACCATCACCCGGGTGAACCACGACGACAAGACCGAGGGCAACATCAAGGCGTTCCAGGACAAGCTGGCCCAGACCCGCAACCTGGAGCAGGATCGCAAGAACGCCGAGATCTCCAAGCAGATCACCGAGACCAATGCCACTGTCGACAAGGTGACCCGATGTCTGGAGATCGCGGAGAAGAACGGCGCCAACCCGGGCCTCTGCATCAACCCGGGCATCGTCACCGGCAAGTGA